One segment of Rhodanobacter thiooxydans DNA contains the following:
- a CDS encoding TlpA family protein disulfide reductase → MLSRSNWLILGLAVLAAALGGYAQHRRQQPAPTDTAAIGQPLPAISLPDLDGKLHLLSDYRGRRVLLNFWASWCVPCLAEMPALALAQGKFGENAPIVVGIAMDEPVHVRTFLAAHPVNYPILIGQMGPPSTSLQLGNIRQVLPYSVLIGADGRILATHAGPLSAVQLEQWLAPGQAQR, encoded by the coding sequence ATGTTGAGTCGCAGCAACTGGCTGATCCTCGGCCTGGCGGTACTGGCCGCCGCGCTCGGCGGCTATGCGCAACACCGCCGCCAGCAGCCGGCGCCAACAGATACGGCTGCGATCGGCCAGCCGCTGCCGGCGATCAGCCTGCCCGACCTCGACGGCAAGCTGCATCTGCTGAGTGATTATCGCGGCCGCCGGGTATTGCTGAATTTCTGGGCCAGCTGGTGCGTGCCCTGCCTGGCCGAAATGCCGGCACTGGCACTGGCGCAGGGAAAGTTCGGCGAAAACGCACCGATCGTGGTCGGTATTGCAATGGATGAACCCGTTCACGTTCGGACCTTTTTGGCCGCACATCCGGTGAATTACCCGATCTTGATCGGCCAGATGGGCCCGCCAAGTACTTCGTTGCAACTGGGCAATATCCGTCAGGTGCTCCCCTATAGCGTGCTGATCGGTGCCGATGGGCGCATCTTGGCGACACATGCCGGCCCGTTGTCGGCGGTGCAGCTGGAACAGTGGCTGGCGCCAGGGCAAGCGCAACGCTAA
- a CDS encoding DUF2782 domain-containing protein — translation MKTAALLVAASVLFTSSVWAQYVPSTNVPPPPGINDPGVKAVESAAKPAAKPAARQRSAHAASSSSAQSLDLKPQALPAMRDEGSAQAARDQPPEVRIHQEGDNSIQEYSRNGRVYMVVITPRSGIAQTYMVDPQGRLVDEHGQKPVGPVMYKVLEWGKSRPPAEGSTEPAPADGGH, via the coding sequence ATGAAAACCGCTGCCTTGCTGGTTGCCGCCAGCGTCCTGTTCACATCGAGTGTATGGGCGCAGTACGTCCCATCGACGAATGTGCCACCACCGCCCGGGATCAACGACCCGGGCGTGAAAGCGGTGGAGTCGGCGGCCAAGCCGGCCGCCAAGCCGGCGGCTAGGCAGCGCTCGGCCCACGCCGCGTCGTCCTCGTCCGCGCAGTCGCTGGACCTGAAGCCGCAGGCGCTGCCGGCGATGCGCGACGAAGGCAGCGCGCAGGCCGCCCGCGACCAGCCGCCGGAAGTGCGGATACACCAGGAAGGCGACAACAGCATCCAGGAATACAGCCGCAACGGCCGCGTCTACATGGTGGTGATCACCCCCAGGAGCGGCATCGCGCAGACCTACATGGTCGATCCGCAGGGCCGGCTGGTCGACGAGCACGGCCAGAAGCCGGTGGGGCCGGTGATGTACAAGGTGCTGGAATGGGGCAAGAGCCGGCCGCCCGCCGAGGGTTCGACCGAGCCGGCGCCGGCGGACGGCGGCCACTGA
- a CDS encoding helix-turn-helix domain-containing protein, with translation MSVNAVRLPAAEAAKQTSSQGTGSTGASLQGQSALSECVTRTVRRYLADIGDTECAEGLHALVLREVEVPLLREVLAFHDGNQSRAASALGINRATLRKKLAAHGLL, from the coding sequence ATGTCCGTGAATGCCGTAAGACTGCCTGCTGCCGAGGCCGCGAAACAGACCTCGTCGCAAGGCACAGGCTCGACCGGCGCCAGCCTTCAGGGCCAGAGCGCACTGAGCGAATGTGTCACCCGCACGGTGCGTCGCTACCTTGCCGACATCGGCGACACCGAATGTGCCGAAGGCCTGCACGCGCTGGTACTGCGCGAGGTCGAGGTGCCACTGCTGCGCGAAGTGCTGGCCTTCCATGACGGCAACCAGAGCCGCGCCGCCAGCGCGCTGGGCATCAACCGTGCCACCTTGCGCAAGAAGCTGGCCGCGCACGGCTTGCTGTAA
- a CDS encoding zinc-ribbon and DUF3426 domain-containing protein: MYTQCPECLSVFSLDAQTLAKAHGHVVCGHCEASFDSIATLAEQLPPEPFAELPVNEPAFEPPLLDLVVYRPRPRPPAVVVADEMVTTATPRPAVEDFSQLVFAPRFAHEPQPHERAARRERRHLRSSGERRWPWIVACLLLALLLAVQLAWAKRDELIRNPTVGDWLRGSCAVLGCELPLVAAPQQLRLLASNVQAHPSVAGALMISASVRNDASFAQPWPVLTITMSNAQGQRIAMRRLQPAEYLDDVAILRHGLAPGGSAVLLLEVEDPGDKAVAFEIGFE, encoded by the coding sequence ATGTATACACAATGTCCCGAATGCCTGTCCGTGTTTTCGCTGGATGCGCAGACGCTGGCGAAAGCGCACGGCCACGTCGTGTGCGGACATTGCGAGGCCAGCTTCGACAGCATCGCCACGCTCGCCGAGCAGTTGCCGCCGGAACCGTTCGCCGAGCTGCCGGTCAACGAGCCCGCGTTTGAGCCGCCCCTGCTCGATCTGGTGGTCTATCGGCCACGACCCCGCCCGCCGGCGGTGGTCGTCGCCGACGAGATGGTCACCACGGCCACACCCAGGCCCGCCGTCGAGGACTTTTCGCAACTGGTCTTCGCGCCGCGTTTCGCCCACGAGCCGCAACCGCATGAACGCGCGGCCCGGCGCGAGCGGCGGCACCTGCGTTCGTCCGGCGAACGGCGCTGGCCGTGGATCGTGGCGTGCCTGTTGCTCGCGCTGCTGCTCGCCGTTCAGCTGGCCTGGGCCAAGCGCGACGAGCTGATCCGCAACCCCACCGTGGGCGACTGGCTGCGCGGCAGCTGTGCCGTGCTCGGCTGCGAGCTGCCGCTGGTCGCCGCGCCGCAACAGCTGCGCCTGCTGGCCAGCAACGTGCAGGCCCATCCCAGCGTCGCCGGCGCGCTAATGATCAGCGCCAGCGTGCGCAACGACGCCAGTTTCGCCCAGCCCTGGCCGGTGCTGACGATCACCATGTCGAACGCCCAGGGCCAGCGCATCGCGATGCGCCGCCTGCAGCCGGCCGAGTACCTGGACGACGTCGCGATCCTGCGTCATGGCCTGGCGCCTGGCGGCAGCGCGGTGCTGCTGCTGGAAGTGGAAGACCCGGGCGACAAGGCGGTGGCGTTCGAGATCGGTTTCGAATAA
- a CDS encoding EamA family transporter — translation MQLRESWLLFALGSALFAALTALFGKLGVVGINSNLATFIRTIVILLVTAGILSLRQEWARPTGLPLHSWLFLVLSGIATGLSWLCYYRALQLGPVSKVAPIDKLSVALAIVLGLVFLGERPSWPLLIGGVLIVAGAMVIALF, via the coding sequence ATGCAACTGCGTGAAAGCTGGCTGCTGTTTGCGTTGGGTTCGGCGCTGTTCGCGGCGCTGACCGCGTTGTTCGGCAAGCTCGGCGTGGTCGGCATCAATTCCAACCTCGCCACCTTCATCCGCACCATCGTGATCCTGCTGGTCACCGCCGGCATCCTCAGCCTGCGCCAGGAATGGGCCAGGCCCACCGGGCTGCCGCTGCACAGCTGGCTGTTCCTGGTGTTGTCCGGCATCGCCACGGGGTTGTCGTGGCTGTGCTACTACCGCGCGCTGCAACTGGGGCCGGTGAGCAAGGTGGCGCCGATCGACAAGCTCAGCGTGGCGTTGGCGATCGTGCTGGGGCTGGTGTTCCTGGGCGAGCGGCCGAGCTGGCCGTTGCTGATCGGCGGCGTGCTGATCGTGGCCGGCGCGATGGTGATCGCGCTGTTCTGA
- a CDS encoding glutathione S-transferase, whose amino-acid sequence MHYELYYWAGIQGRGEFVRLALEDAGASYDDVARIQGDDAIVRYLDGVHEGALPFAPPFLKAGRLLIAQTANILQYLGPPLGLVPDSESRRRYAHQLQLTISDLVAEVHDSHHPIAGSLYYEDQRVEALRRAADLRETRLPKYLDYFEQVLERGGGQHALHEHSYVDLSLFQLMSGLEYAFPRAMRRLGHGLPLLHALKQRVAQRPRIAAYLASARRLPFNESGIFRHYPELDDPA is encoded by the coding sequence ATGCATTACGAGCTGTATTACTGGGCCGGCATCCAGGGCCGCGGCGAGTTCGTGCGGCTGGCGCTGGAAGACGCCGGCGCCAGCTACGACGACGTGGCGCGCATACAGGGCGACGACGCCATCGTGCGTTACCTCGACGGCGTGCACGAAGGCGCGCTGCCGTTCGCGCCGCCGTTCCTCAAGGCCGGCCGGCTGCTGATCGCGCAGACCGCGAACATCCTGCAATATCTCGGACCGCCGCTCGGCCTGGTGCCGGACAGCGAAAGCCGGCGGCGCTACGCGCACCAGTTGCAGCTGACCATCAGCGACCTCGTTGCCGAAGTGCACGACTCCCACCACCCGATCGCCGGCAGCCTGTACTACGAGGACCAGCGCGTCGAGGCATTGCGCCGTGCGGCCGATCTGCGCGAGACGCGGCTGCCGAAGTATCTGGACTATTTCGAGCAGGTGCTGGAACGCGGCGGCGGCCAGCATGCCCTGCACGAGCACTCCTACGTCGATCTTTCGCTGTTCCAGCTGATGAGCGGGCTGGAGTACGCATTTCCGCGCGCCATGCGGCGCCTCGGGCACGGGCTGCCGCTGCTGCATGCGTTGAAGCAGCGGGTGGCGCAACGACCGCGCATCGCCGCCTACCTGGCGTCGGCGCGGCGGCTTCCGTTCAACGAGAGCGGCATCTTCCGCCACTACCCGGAACTGGACGACCCGGCGTAA
- the accB gene encoding acetyl-CoA carboxylase biotin carboxyl carrier protein, protein MDLRKIKKLIDLLEESNLAELEIKEGEEVVRLSRVPKNAAPIAAAPAAPVAVAAAPVAASPAVAVEAPAANALPAGHVVKAPMVGTFYASATPGTPAFVKVGQQVKAGETLGIIEAMKMFNQIEADVAGTVQAILVENGQPVEFDEPMFVIA, encoded by the coding sequence ATGGATTTGCGCAAAATCAAGAAGCTGATCGACTTGCTCGAGGAATCCAACCTCGCCGAACTGGAGATCAAGGAGGGCGAGGAAGTCGTCCGCCTGTCGCGCGTGCCGAAGAACGCCGCGCCAATAGCCGCCGCACCGGCGGCCCCGGTCGCCGTGGCCGCTGCACCGGTCGCGGCCTCGCCGGCGGTCGCCGTCGAGGCGCCCGCCGCGAATGCGCTGCCGGCAGGCCACGTGGTGAAGGCCCCGATGGTCGGCACCTTCTACGCCTCGGCCACCCCCGGCACACCGGCCTTCGTCAAGGTCGGCCAGCAGGTCAAGGCCGGCGAGACGCTGGGCATCATCGAGGCGATGAAGATGTTCAACCAGATCGAGGCCGACGTGGCCGGCACCGTGCAGGCGATCCTGGTCGAGAACGGCCAGCCGGTGGAATTCGACGAACCCATGTTCGTGATTGCCTGA
- the aroQ gene encoding type II 3-dehydroquinate dehydratase gives MAKILVLHGPNLNLLGAREPQIYGRETLADINRQLAERAQAAGHELVWFQSNAEHELVGRIHQGRDDRTAMILCNAGAFTHTSIALRDAFAATAIPFIEVHLSNVFARESFRHHSYLSDIALGVICGFGGDSYRLALDAALQRLQASAAP, from the coding sequence GTGGCGAAGATCCTGGTCCTGCATGGACCCAACCTCAATTTGCTGGGTGCCCGCGAGCCACAGATCTACGGCCGCGAGACGCTGGCCGACATCAACCGGCAACTGGCCGAGCGGGCGCAGGCGGCCGGGCACGAGCTGGTCTGGTTCCAGTCCAACGCCGAGCACGAACTGGTCGGGCGCATCCATCAGGGCCGCGACGACCGCACCGCGATGATCCTGTGCAATGCCGGCGCATTCACCCACACCAGCATCGCGTTGCGTGACGCGTTCGCCGCGACGGCGATCCCGTTCATCGAGGTACACCTGTCGAACGTGTTCGCCCGCGAGTCGTTCCGCCACCACTCCTACCTGTCCGACATCGCGCTCGGCGTGATCTGCGGATTCGGCGGCGACAGTTACCGGCTGGCGCTGGACGCGGCGCTGCAACGGTTGCAGGCAAGCGCCGCACCCTGA
- the purH gene encoding bifunctional phosphoribosylaminoimidazolecarboxamide formyltransferase/IMP cyclohydrolase: protein MSAPQLVPVRRALLSVSDKAGLIDLGRRLAARGIELLSTGGSAKALREAGIAVTEVSDLTGFPEIMDGRVKTLHPKVHGGLLGRRGTDDAVMAELGIAPIDLLVLNLYPFEATVAKPGCTLEQAIENIDIGGPAMLRSAAKNWSDVGVLTSPDQYADALAEIEQHGGLTRGTRFKLAVAAFNNVSSYDGAISDYLSGLELNDAQDAITGHASFPGQVNGRFVKLMDLRYGENPHQQAAFYRDLYPAPGTLATFKQLQGKELSFNNIADADAAWECVRSFVKPACVIVKHANPCGVAVSLDGISKAYDLAFQTDPTSAFGGIIAFNREVDGATARAIVERQFVEVVLAPAYADDALKAFHKKGNVRVLVIPTPAGGDLRAAHPGMNSKRVGSGLLLQSADTGMITAADLKVVTRKAPTEAQIHDLIFAWKVAKFVKSNAIVYAKDRQTIGIGAGQMSRVYSARIAGIKAADEKLEVRGSVMASDAFFPFRDGIDAAAAAGISAVIQPGGSMRDAEVIAAADEHDMAMVFTGMRHFRH from the coding sequence ATGTCCGCTCCCCAGCTCGTCCCGGTCCGTCGCGCCCTGCTCAGCGTCTCCGACAAGGCCGGCCTGATCGACCTGGGCCGGCGCCTCGCCGCCAGGGGCATCGAGCTGCTCTCCACTGGCGGCAGCGCGAAGGCGCTGCGCGAGGCCGGCATCGCGGTTACCGAGGTCAGCGACCTCACCGGTTTCCCCGAGATCATGGACGGCCGCGTGAAGACGCTGCACCCGAAAGTGCATGGCGGCCTGCTTGGCCGGCGCGGCACCGATGACGCGGTGATGGCCGAACTCGGCATCGCGCCGATCGACCTGCTGGTGCTGAACCTGTACCCGTTCGAAGCCACCGTGGCGAAACCCGGCTGCACGCTGGAACAGGCGATCGAGAACATCGACATCGGCGGTCCGGCGATGCTGCGCTCGGCGGCGAAGAACTGGAGCGACGTCGGCGTACTCACTTCGCCGGACCAATACGCCGACGCGCTGGCCGAGATCGAGCAGCACGGCGGCCTCACCCGCGGCACCCGCTTCAAGCTCGCGGTGGCCGCGTTCAACAACGTGTCCAGTTACGACGGCGCGATCAGCGACTACCTGTCCGGCCTGGAACTCAACGATGCGCAGGACGCGATCACCGGCCACGCCAGCTTCCCGGGCCAGGTCAATGGCCGCTTCGTGAAGTTGATGGACCTGCGCTACGGCGAGAACCCGCACCAGCAGGCCGCGTTCTACCGCGACCTGTACCCGGCGCCGGGCACGCTGGCCACGTTCAAGCAGCTGCAGGGCAAGGAGCTGTCGTTCAACAACATCGCCGACGCCGACGCGGCATGGGAATGCGTGCGCAGCTTCGTCAAGCCGGCCTGCGTGATCGTCAAGCACGCCAACCCGTGCGGCGTGGCGGTGAGCCTGGACGGCATCAGCAAGGCGTACGACCTGGCCTTCCAGACTGATCCCACCTCGGCGTTCGGCGGCATCATCGCGTTCAACCGCGAGGTCGACGGCGCCACCGCGCGCGCGATCGTCGAACGCCAGTTCGTCGAGGTGGTGCTGGCACCCGCTTATGCGGATGACGCGCTGAAGGCATTCCACAAAAAGGGCAACGTGCGCGTGCTGGTGATCCCGACGCCTGCTGGCGGCGACTTGCGTGCCGCGCACCCCGGCATGAATTCCAAGCGGGTCGGTTCCGGCCTGCTGCTGCAGAGCGCCGACACCGGCATGATCACCGCGGCGGACCTGAAAGTGGTCACCCGCAAGGCGCCCACCGAGGCGCAGATCCACGACCTGATCTTCGCCTGGAAGGTGGCCAAGTTCGTCAAGTCCAACGCCATCGTCTACGCCAAGGATCGCCAGACCATCGGCATCGGCGCCGGCCAGATGAGCCGCGTCTACAGCGCGAGGATCGCCGGCATCAAGGCCGCCGACGAGAAGCTCGAAGTGCGCGGCTCGGTGATGGCCAGCGACGCGTTCTTCCCGTTCCGCGACGGCATCGATGCCGCCGCCGCGGCGGGCATCAGTGCGGTGATCCAGCCCGGCGGCTCGATGCGTGACGCCGAGGTGATCGCCGCTGCCGACGAGCACGACATGGCGATGGTATTCACCGGGATGCGCCATTTCCGGCATTGA
- the accC gene encoding acetyl-CoA carboxylase biotin carboxylase subunit: MLEKVVIANRGEIALRVLRACHSLGIKTVAVHSTVDRNLKHVGLADESICIGPGPSVDSYLNIPRIIAAAEITDAQAIHPGYGFLSERADFAEQVEQSGFVFIGPTADVIRLMGDKVEAIRAMKAAGVPCVPGSGGPLGEDVDTNIKIAREIGYPVIIKAAGGGGGRGMRVVRTEAHLGNAITMTKAEAKAAFGNEQVYMEKFLENPRHVEIQVLADGQGHAIHLGERDCSMQRRHQKVVEEAPAPGITPEQRAAIGKVCVDACLRINYRGAGTFEFLFENGRFYFIEMNTRIQVEHPVTEFITGVDLVREQLLIAGGEKLSIRQEDIKITGHAIECRINAEDPDTFMPSPGTVKRFEAPGGPGVRVDTHLYDGYRIPPNYDSMIGKLIVHGPDRETAIARMRLALAETVIEGVKCNIPLQQRIMADVGFQHGGQNIHYLEKRMAEQKEKNAATNGEP, from the coding sequence ATGCTCGAGAAGGTCGTCATCGCCAATCGCGGCGAAATCGCGCTGCGCGTATTGCGCGCCTGCCACAGCCTTGGCATCAAGACCGTGGCGGTGCACTCCACCGTGGACCGCAACCTGAAGCACGTCGGCCTCGCCGACGAGTCGATCTGCATCGGCCCCGGGCCGTCGGTCGACAGCTATCTCAACATTCCGCGGATCATCGCGGCGGCGGAAATCACCGACGCCCAGGCGATCCACCCCGGCTACGGCTTCCTGTCCGAACGCGCCGATTTCGCCGAACAAGTCGAGCAGTCCGGCTTCGTCTTCATCGGCCCGACCGCCGACGTGATCCGCCTGATGGGCGACAAGGTCGAGGCGATCCGCGCGATGAAGGCGGCCGGCGTGCCGTGCGTGCCCGGCTCCGGCGGTCCGCTCGGCGAGGACGTCGACACCAACATCAAGATCGCCCGCGAGATCGGCTACCCGGTGATCATCAAGGCCGCCGGCGGCGGCGGCGGCCGCGGCATGCGCGTGGTGCGCACCGAGGCGCACCTGGGCAATGCGATCACCATGACCAAGGCCGAAGCCAAGGCCGCGTTCGGCAACGAACAGGTGTACATGGAGAAGTTCCTGGAGAATCCGCGCCACGTGGAAATCCAGGTACTGGCCGACGGCCAGGGCCACGCGATCCACCTGGGCGAGCGCGACTGCTCGATGCAGCGCCGCCACCAGAAAGTGGTCGAGGAAGCGCCGGCGCCGGGCATCACGCCGGAGCAGCGCGCGGCGATCGGCAAGGTCTGCGTCGACGCCTGCCTGCGCATCAACTACCGCGGTGCCGGCACCTTCGAGTTCCTGTTCGAGAACGGCCGCTTCTACTTCATCGAGATGAACACGCGCATCCAGGTCGAGCACCCGGTGACCGAATTCATCACCGGCGTCGACCTGGTGCGCGAGCAGCTGCTGATCGCCGGCGGCGAGAAGCTGTCGATCCGCCAGGAGGACATCAAGATCACCGGTCACGCGATCGAGTGCCGCATCAACGCCGAGGACCCGGACACGTTCATGCCCAGCCCCGGCACGGTGAAGCGCTTCGAGGCACCCGGCGGCCCCGGCGTGCGCGTGGACACCCACCTCTACGATGGCTACCGCATTCCGCCGAACTACGACTCGATGATCGGCAAGCTGATCGTGCACGGCCCCGACCGCGAGACCGCGATCGCACGCATGCGCCTGGCGCTGGCCGAGACGGTGATCGAGGGCGTGAAGTGCAACATCCCGCTGCAACAGCGGATCATGGCCGACGTCGGCTTCCAGCACGGCGGCCAGAACATCCACTACCTCGAGAAGCGGATGGCCGAGCAGAAGGAAAAGAATGCGGCAACGAACGGGGAGCCGTGA
- the prmA gene encoding 50S ribosomal protein L11 methyltransferase, with amino-acid sequence MPFLELSLVVRTEQQPRAEEALDDLGALSITLQDADAQTPDEQAIFEPGVGELPLWPTITINALFDEHTDRRGLSAALGELLPWLEPDQLTFHEVADQDWERAWMDQFKPMPFGRRLWIYPWNIEPPADDDLVVVRLDPGLAFGSGTHPTTALCLEWLDGLELAGKTITDYGCGSGILAIAALKLGAASAVGVDNDPQALTASADNAERNGVADRFALFLPQDVDAEPADVFIANILAGPLGELAPTFAAAAKPGAPFAISGILAGQQDELLQRYAEWFDALRVDTREDWVRISGRRRG; translated from the coding sequence ATGCCATTCCTTGAACTCTCCCTGGTCGTCCGCACCGAGCAGCAGCCCCGCGCGGAAGAGGCGCTGGACGATCTCGGCGCGCTGTCGATCACGCTGCAGGACGCCGATGCCCAGACGCCTGACGAGCAGGCGATCTTCGAGCCGGGCGTGGGCGAGCTGCCGCTGTGGCCCACGATCACGATCAACGCGCTGTTCGACGAACACACCGACCGGCGCGGCCTCAGTGCCGCGCTGGGCGAATTGCTGCCATGGCTGGAGCCGGATCAGCTGACATTCCACGAGGTCGCCGACCAGGACTGGGAGCGCGCGTGGATGGACCAGTTCAAGCCGATGCCGTTCGGCCGCCGACTGTGGATCTATCCGTGGAACATCGAGCCACCCGCCGATGACGATCTCGTGGTGGTGCGCCTCGACCCCGGCCTCGCCTTCGGCAGCGGCACCCACCCGACCACGGCACTGTGCCTGGAATGGCTGGACGGGCTGGAGCTTGCCGGCAAGACGATCACCGACTACGGCTGCGGCTCGGGCATCCTGGCGATCGCCGCGCTGAAGCTTGGCGCGGCCAGCGCGGTCGGCGTCGACAACGATCCGCAGGCACTCACCGCCTCGGCCGACAACGCCGAACGCAACGGCGTGGCCGATCGCTTCGCGCTGTTCCTGCCGCAAGACGTTGATGCTGAACCTGCCGACGTCTTCATCGCCAACATCCTCGCCGGCCCGCTCGGCGAACTCGCACCCACCTTCGCCGCCGCGGCGAAACCCGGCGCGCCGTTCGCGATCTCCGGCATCCTCGCCGGCCAGCAGGACGAACTGCTGCAGCGCTACGCCGAATGGTTCGACGCGTTGCGCGTGGACACGCGCGAAGACTGGGTGCGCATCAGCGGTCGTCGCCGCGGCTGA